A region of Granulicella aggregans DNA encodes the following proteins:
- a CDS encoding UDP-N-acetylmuramate dehydrogenase, with protein MTIEENVLLGPLTTLGVGGAAKYLVRVRSEGGLVEAVEFARAKALPVFVLGGGSNLLVGDNGFHGLVLRMEIAGSLAFDEKNDAVEVEAAAGMDWDGFVLATCERGLSGVECLAGIPGMVGGTPVQNVGAYGQEVAETIVSVRALDLTTMQFVSLSAAECGFAYRRSIFNSTARGRYVVTSVTFRFDRRLRVELRYAELQRRFEGQSPTPMEVYQAVREIRHGKGMLLVPGEADCRSAGSFFKNPVVSSAVFQRISDAAEGAVPYWDAGEGKVKLAAAWLVEQAGFHKGFAMGRAGISSSHTLAVVNRGGATAGEIVALRDEIVRRVEERFSVQLEQEPVILGDSRRLSSPASSL; from the coding sequence GTGACGATTGAAGAGAATGTTTTGCTGGGGCCGCTTACGACGCTCGGTGTGGGTGGGGCGGCGAAGTACCTGGTTCGCGTTCGCAGCGAAGGCGGTCTGGTGGAGGCGGTGGAGTTTGCGCGGGCGAAGGCGCTGCCGGTCTTTGTGCTGGGTGGCGGCAGCAACCTGCTGGTTGGGGATAACGGATTCCACGGCCTGGTGCTGCGGATGGAAATCGCCGGTTCGCTGGCGTTTGACGAAAAAAACGATGCGGTCGAGGTAGAGGCGGCTGCGGGGATGGACTGGGACGGGTTTGTGCTCGCGACATGCGAGCGCGGCTTGAGCGGCGTGGAGTGCCTGGCGGGGATTCCGGGGATGGTGGGCGGAACGCCGGTGCAGAACGTCGGAGCGTACGGGCAGGAGGTCGCGGAGACGATCGTGTCGGTGCGGGCCCTTGATCTTACGACGATGCAGTTCGTCTCGTTGAGCGCCGCAGAGTGTGGATTCGCTTATCGGCGAAGCATCTTCAACTCGACGGCTCGCGGGCGGTATGTGGTGACGTCGGTGACGTTCCGGTTTGATCGGCGGCTCAGGGTTGAGTTGAGGTATGCAGAGTTGCAGCGGCGGTTTGAGGGGCAGTCGCCGACGCCGATGGAGGTCTATCAAGCTGTGCGGGAGATTCGGCATGGGAAGGGCATGCTGCTGGTTCCCGGCGAGGCGGACTGCCGAAGCGCGGGATCGTTCTTCAAGAATCCCGTCGTGTCTTCGGCTGTATTCCAAAGAATTTCCGATGCCGCGGAGGGTGCAGTTCCTTATTGGGACGCTGGTGAAGGAAAGGTGAAGCTGGCGGCGGCGTGGCTGGTGGAGCAGGCGGGATTTCACAAGGGATTTGCGATGGGGCGGGCGGGCATCTCCTCGAGTCATACGCTGGCGGTGGTAAATCGCGGAGGAGCTACGGCTGGAGAGATTGTGGCACTTCGGGACGAGATTGTGCGGCGAGTAGAGGAACGCTTCAGCGTGCAGCTCGAGCAGGAACCGGTCATTCTGGGAGATTCGCGCCGTCTCAGCTCCCCGGCAAGTTCACTGTAA
- a CDS encoding BrxA/BrxB family bacilliredoxin — MYPEMMLIPMREELTRAGLKEARTAAEVDSALAEPGTTMLVVNSICGCAAGKMRPGVRLALQNATQPDHKVTVFAGQDREATEKARSYFGGHPPTSPAIAILRDGQLVYLMQRSAIESSTAPAIAQELARAFDTYCAKTTA, encoded by the coding sequence ATGTACCCAGAGATGATGCTGATCCCGATGCGCGAGGAACTCACCCGCGCCGGTCTCAAGGAAGCCCGCACCGCCGCCGAAGTCGACTCCGCGCTCGCCGAACCCGGCACCACCATGCTCGTCGTCAACTCTATCTGTGGTTGCGCCGCTGGCAAGATGCGACCCGGCGTCCGCCTCGCGCTGCAGAACGCGACCCAGCCCGACCACAAGGTCACGGTCTTCGCCGGCCAGGATCGCGAAGCCACCGAGAAGGCCCGCAGCTACTTCGGTGGACACCCGCCGACCTCGCCCGCCATCGCCATCCTGCGCGACGGCCAGCTCGTTTACCTGATGCAGCGCTCGGCCATTGAAAGCTCGACTGCTCCGGCCATCGCCCAGGAACTCGCCCGCGCCTTCGACACCTACTGCGCGAAGACCACCGCCTAA
- a CDS encoding sigma-54-dependent transcriptional regulator gives MSEYDHSVSTSRAYAPALRQHLEDPGLCALEDYVCLTGDSFAMRSLRAQLRRVSPHFRVALITGETGTCKETVALALHRVSADSDGTFSTHTAASLLELLPSVSAQVRATLRSLGSPSRSFRLIQSNGVAAILQAVPMRPEPVPDPRPEFRPELLPNFTGPGRTLFIRGVDELSTTQQVQLRQTLQRLSSARIGPERPRMIFSAGRDLRSLAGAGQFDRKLYRLISAVEILIPALRSRLEDIPLITCAILGRCTPEGCHPTAAFDGRAIAQLQAHDWPGNVRELERVVELARPHSEDGDPDCPDGVIEAAHLPPLGEFAQEERPSQIEARVERLDDVIHNHVLDVLLRCNGNKVRAADRLGISRSTLYRMLEAGSPPDRKKPNSVP, from the coding sequence ATGAGCGAATACGACCACTCCGTCAGCACCTCGCGAGCATACGCTCCAGCGCTCCGCCAGCACCTCGAAGATCCCGGCCTCTGTGCGCTCGAAGACTATGTCTGCCTCACCGGCGACAGCTTCGCGATGCGCTCCCTCCGGGCCCAGCTTCGACGCGTCTCGCCCCACTTCCGTGTCGCCCTCATCACCGGCGAGACCGGAACCTGCAAGGAGACCGTCGCCCTCGCCCTCCATCGCGTCTCCGCCGACTCCGACGGCACCTTCTCTACCCACACCGCAGCCTCGCTCCTCGAACTCCTTCCCAGCGTCTCCGCCCAGGTTCGCGCCACCCTCCGCAGCCTCGGTTCGCCGTCTCGCTCGTTCCGGCTGATCCAGTCCAATGGCGTTGCGGCCATCCTGCAAGCCGTCCCAATGCGCCCCGAGCCCGTCCCCGATCCGCGGCCTGAATTCCGGCCCGAACTCCTCCCCAACTTCACCGGCCCCGGCCGCACCCTTTTCATCCGCGGTGTGGACGAACTCTCCACCACCCAGCAGGTCCAGCTCCGCCAGACCCTGCAGCGTCTCTCCAGCGCCCGCATCGGCCCGGAACGCCCTCGCATGATCTTCTCCGCCGGCCGCGATCTCCGTTCCCTGGCCGGTGCGGGACAATTCGACCGCAAACTCTACCGTCTGATCTCCGCCGTGGAGATCCTCATCCCCGCCCTGCGCTCCCGGCTCGAAGACATTCCCCTGATCACCTGCGCCATCCTGGGCCGCTGCACTCCCGAGGGCTGCCATCCTACGGCTGCCTTCGATGGCCGCGCCATCGCCCAGCTTCAGGCCCACGACTGGCCCGGTAACGTTCGCGAACTCGAGCGCGTCGTCGAGCTTGCCCGTCCCCACAGCGAAGACGGCGATCCAGACTGCCCCGACGGCGTGATCGAGGCCGCGCATCTGCCTCCGCTCGGCGAGTTCGCCCAGGAAGAACGTCCCAGCCAGATCGAAGCCCGGGTCGAGCGCCTCGACGACGTCATCCACAACCACGTCCTCGACGTCCTTCTCCGCTGCAACGGCAACAAGGTCCGCGCCGCCGACCGCCTCGGTATCAGCCGGTCCACCCTCTACCGCATGCTCGAAGCTGGCTCCCCACCCGACCGAAAAAAGCCTAACTCGGTGCCCTGA
- a CDS encoding DUF885 domain-containing protein, with protein MKSLLRSTVVAAILATTALFASAQAAPSAAQRSKDLAALFHDIWEDNLKHSPEYASTLGDKRYNDQLSDYSAREVNARLERGLGYIARLSMIDTTGLSDQEQLSADLMLRSLTEEQEAARFKEWEMPVDQYTGFHLSFSHLLESLSFDSVKDYDDYIARLKKLPLAFSQQMTNMQLGIDEGRMPPRYILEKVLTQTQSIAGTTAKDSLFAEPLKKFPKSITAAEQTRISADLLAAVSNDVLPTYQRFAKFLSTTYIPAGRKDPGAWSLPDGDAYYAFCVRRSTTLDKSPAEIHQIGLDEVKRDEAEMLAIIHRLGFSDLKTFSAALKANPKEHPQSKQQLLDLYTGYIAAMKPKLPELFGRLPKAPLEVIAMPDSIAPGSPPAYYDQGTADGKRPGHVDVNLLNFSDRLLTNVEVISYHEGVPGHHLQISIGQELTGLPDFRKQSSYTAFVEGWALYSERLGKEIGFYQDPYSDYGRVEADMWRAIRLVVDTGVHSQHWTRQQVIDYFHENSAIDEPTVQSETDRYIAWPGQALGYKMGQLKILELRKRAQDALGPKFNLKAFHDEVLDSGALPLDVLDKRITAWIATQK; from the coding sequence GTGAAGAGTCTCCTCCGTTCCACTGTCGTCGCCGCCATCCTTGCCACCACCGCGCTCTTCGCATCAGCCCAGGCAGCCCCGTCCGCCGCTCAGCGCAGCAAGGACCTCGCTGCCCTCTTTCACGACATCTGGGAAGACAATCTCAAGCACTCTCCCGAGTACGCTTCCACCCTCGGCGACAAGCGCTACAACGACCAGCTCTCCGACTACTCTGCGAGAGAAGTCAACGCCCGGCTTGAGCGTGGCCTTGGCTACATTGCACGCCTCTCGATGATAGACACCACTGGCCTCTCCGACCAGGAACAGCTCTCCGCCGACCTCATGCTTCGCTCTCTCACCGAAGAGCAGGAGGCCGCCCGCTTCAAAGAGTGGGAGATGCCGGTCGACCAGTACACCGGCTTCCATCTATCGTTCTCGCACCTCCTCGAAAGCTTGAGCTTCGACTCCGTCAAGGACTACGACGACTACATCGCCCGCCTCAAGAAGTTGCCCTTAGCCTTCTCGCAGCAGATGACCAATATGCAGCTTGGCATCGACGAAGGCCGCATGCCGCCTCGTTACATCCTCGAAAAGGTCCTCACCCAGACCCAGTCCATCGCTGGCACAACGGCCAAAGACAGCCTCTTCGCCGAACCGCTGAAGAAGTTTCCAAAGTCCATCACCGCAGCCGAACAGACCCGAATCTCCGCCGACCTCCTCGCCGCCGTCTCCAATGACGTCCTGCCCACCTACCAGCGCTTCGCGAAGTTCCTCTCGACGACCTACATCCCCGCCGGGCGCAAAGATCCCGGCGCATGGTCTCTCCCCGACGGCGACGCCTACTACGCCTTCTGCGTCCGCCGCAGCACCACCCTCGACAAATCCCCAGCCGAGATCCACCAGATCGGCCTTGACGAAGTAAAGCGCGACGAAGCCGAGATGCTCGCCATCATCCACAGACTCGGCTTCTCCGACCTGAAGACCTTCAGCGCCGCCCTCAAAGCCAACCCCAAAGAGCACCCGCAGTCGAAGCAGCAGCTCCTCGACCTCTACACCGGCTACATCGCGGCGATGAAGCCCAAGCTGCCCGAACTCTTCGGCCGCCTGCCCAAGGCACCGCTCGAAGTGATCGCCATGCCCGACTCCATCGCTCCCGGCAGCCCGCCGGCCTACTACGACCAGGGCACCGCGGACGGCAAGCGTCCGGGCCATGTAGACGTGAACCTGCTCAACTTCTCCGACCGCCTGCTGACCAACGTCGAGGTCATCAGCTACCACGAAGGCGTCCCCGGCCATCACCTGCAGATATCCATCGGGCAGGAGCTGACCGGCCTTCCCGACTTTCGCAAGCAGTCTTCCTACACCGCTTTTGTTGAAGGCTGGGCGCTGTACAGCGAACGCCTCGGTAAGGAGATCGGCTTCTACCAGGACCCCTATAGCGACTACGGCCGCGTCGAAGCCGACATGTGGCGGGCAATCCGATTGGTCGTGGACACCGGCGTCCACTCCCAGCACTGGACTCGTCAGCAGGTCATCGACTACTTCCATGAGAACTCCGCCATCGACGAGCCCACCGTTCAGTCCGAGACCGACCGCTACATCGCGTGGCCCGGGCAGGCACTCGGCTACAAGATGGGGCAGTTGAAGATCCTAGAACTACGCAAGCGCGCGCAGGATGCCCTCGGCCCGAAGTTCAACCTGAAAGCCTTCCACGACGAAGTCCTCGACTCAGGCGCTCTACCGTTGGATGTTCTCGACAAACGCATCACGGCTTGGATCGCCACGCAGAAGTAA
- a CDS encoding nucleoside deaminase, producing MNKQGSRRRFLRGGIAVAGASMFAPAAEGGVVTTTAATSLDAERMRSLIAFTMTTMDTPHPVPYGAEIFDSATGASLMRAVNRVSEDHDPSGHGEIVTIRKACAKLQAWSLKGYTLYTTCEPCPMCMACCLWAELDRVVYGATIADAARFGHQIMIPSVEVARRTDLKCSVTGPVERERALELFTNAKMQAVMKKWK from the coding sequence TTGAATAAGCAAGGATCGCGGCGGAGGTTTCTGCGAGGCGGGATTGCGGTGGCGGGAGCTTCCATGTTCGCGCCTGCTGCCGAGGGCGGCGTCGTGACGACGACCGCGGCAACGTCGCTCGATGCAGAGAGAATGCGGTCACTGATCGCGTTCACAATGACGACGATGGATACACCGCATCCGGTGCCTTATGGGGCGGAGATCTTTGACAGCGCGACCGGCGCATCGCTGATGCGCGCGGTGAATCGAGTGAGCGAAGACCATGACCCGAGCGGGCACGGCGAGATCGTAACCATCCGGAAGGCGTGCGCAAAGCTGCAGGCGTGGTCCCTGAAGGGTTACACGCTGTATACGACGTGCGAGCCTTGTCCGATGTGCATGGCGTGTTGCCTGTGGGCTGAGCTCGACCGCGTGGTGTACGGCGCGACTATCGCGGATGCAGCGCGGTTCGGTCACCAGATCATGATTCCGTCGGTGGAGGTGGCGCGAAGGACGGATTTGAAGTGCTCGGTGACGGGGCCCGTTGAGCGAGAGCGGGCACTGGAATTGTTCACGAATGCGAAGATGCAGGCGGTGATGAAGAAGTGGAAGTGA
- a CDS encoding SDR family NAD(P)-dependent oxidoreductase — MGKLDGKVAVITAATSGMALATAKLFVEEGAYVFITGRRQDKLDEAVKAIGRNVTGVQGDAANLADLDRLYEVVKKEKGKIDILFASAGQGEFGKIGEITEKHFDDIFNLNVRGTLFTVQKALPLFTDGGSIIMNGSIAGIKGFQSFGVYAASKAAVRSFARTWLNDLKDRKIRVNVISPGPIDTPILDPLGPDAKAQFTSMIPRGEIGRPEEIATVALFLASSDSSFVNGVELYVDGGMSQI, encoded by the coding sequence ATGGGAAAACTTGACGGAAAAGTAGCGGTCATCACCGCAGCCACCTCGGGCATGGCCCTCGCCACCGCAAAGCTCTTCGTCGAAGAAGGCGCCTACGTCTTCATTACCGGACGCCGCCAGGACAAGCTCGATGAGGCTGTAAAAGCCATCGGCCGCAACGTCACTGGCGTCCAGGGCGACGCAGCCAACCTCGCCGACCTCGACCGCCTGTACGAAGTCGTGAAGAAGGAGAAGGGCAAGATCGACATACTCTTTGCCAGCGCCGGGCAGGGCGAGTTCGGCAAGATCGGCGAGATCACCGAGAAGCACTTCGACGATATCTTTAACCTCAACGTCCGCGGAACCCTCTTCACCGTGCAGAAGGCTCTTCCCCTCTTCACGGACGGCGGCTCCATCATCATGAACGGCTCTATCGCTGGCATTAAGGGCTTCCAATCCTTCGGCGTCTACGCCGCCAGCAAGGCCGCCGTACGCTCCTTCGCGCGCACCTGGCTCAACGACCTGAAGGACCGCAAGATCCGCGTCAACGTCATCAGCCCCGGCCCCATCGACACGCCCATCCTCGACCCGCTCGGGCCCGATGCGAAGGCGCAGTTCACATCCATGATCCCGCGCGGAGAGATCGGCCGCCCGGAGGAGATCGCCACCGTCGCCCTCTTCCTCGCCTCCAGCGATTCCAGCTTCGTCAACGGCGTAGAACTCTACGTCGACGGCGGCATGTCTCAGATCTAA
- the proC gene encoding pyrroline-5-carboxylate reductase: MSTQEESFITPAAIPPTLPGLRVAVLGAGKMGGILLQAFLKNNLLAPEQIVATVQHSERALALSAQFGVEVITDNLEAAQRADVILIGVKPIQVPALIETIKPALTKEKLLLSFAASVTTKSIEEASGIDIAAIRAMPNTPAMLAAGITALCAGRFVSEQQMAIAQRIFQTVGRTVVVDEKHMDAVTGLSGSGPAFLYIIIEALAEAGVNVGLPRDVATLLAAQTTYGSARMVLETGYHPALLKDAVTTPAGCTVDGILELEEGGLRVTLIKAVKRATQRAKELAAG; encoded by the coding sequence ATGAGCACGCAAGAAGAATCCTTCATCACCCCCGCCGCCATCCCGCCTACACTCCCCGGCCTCCGCGTAGCCGTTCTTGGAGCGGGCAAGATGGGCGGCATCCTGCTCCAGGCCTTTCTCAAGAACAACCTCCTCGCACCCGAGCAGATCGTCGCCACGGTGCAGCACTCGGAGCGCGCCCTCGCACTCTCCGCGCAGTTCGGCGTCGAAGTCATCACCGACAACCTCGAAGCCGCCCAGCGCGCCGACGTCATCCTCATCGGGGTCAAGCCCATCCAGGTCCCGGCACTTATCGAGACCATCAAGCCCGCGTTGACGAAGGAGAAGCTGCTGCTCTCCTTCGCCGCCTCGGTCACCACCAAGTCCATCGAAGAGGCGTCCGGAATCGACATCGCGGCGATCCGCGCGATGCCCAACACGCCAGCTATGCTCGCCGCCGGCATCACGGCGCTCTGCGCCGGCCGTTTCGTCTCCGAACAGCAGATGGCCATCGCCCAGCGCATCTTCCAGACCGTAGGCCGCACCGTCGTCGTCGATGAAAAACACATGGACGCCGTCACCGGTCTCTCGGGTTCCGGCCCCGCCTTCCTCTACATCATCATCGAGGCCCTCGCCGAAGCCGGCGTCAACGTCGGCCTGCCTCGCGACGTCGCCACGCTGCTCGCCGCGCAGACCACCTACGGGTCGGCCCGCATGGTGCTCGAGACCGGCTACCACCCAGCGCTGCTGAAGGACGCCGTAACCACCCCCGCCGGCTGCACTGTAGACGGCATCCTCGAATTGGAAGAAGGCGGCCTTCGCGTCACCCTCATCAAAGCCGTCAAACGAGCCACCCAGCGCGCCAAGGAACTCGCCGCGGGCTAA
- a CDS encoding COX15/CtaA family protein, which yields MATATVVAPAKNTRAVARFAWVTLCFFILVVLWGAVVRATGSGGGCGSNWPLCNGDFVPHHPRLATVIEFTHRSTSGICTALLVVLGIFTFRVTPRGHRARNAVLWAAFLLVTEALLGAMLVLRHWVEANISTGRDIAQCIHLTNTMLFMAALALTAFYLTPDTHPVASLRSSRPAAVIAIVATLFIAATGSLAALADTLFPSPSLAAAFASDMSSASPILVRMRWMHPAMAIIGTVCVLLMLRVTGLRSPLARIVVSLLGAQFVLGIADVLLLAPIWMQVLHLLGADLYWIALTLLAAKLIWPATNDHASQVA from the coding sequence ATGGCAACGGCAACCGTAGTCGCCCCCGCAAAGAATACCCGAGCCGTGGCCCGCTTCGCCTGGGTCACGCTCTGCTTCTTCATCCTCGTCGTCCTTTGGGGAGCGGTCGTGCGCGCCACCGGCTCCGGCGGAGGCTGCGGCAGCAACTGGCCGCTCTGCAACGGAGACTTCGTACCGCACCACCCGCGCCTCGCCACCGTCATCGAGTTCACCCACCGGTCCACATCCGGCATCTGCACAGCCCTGCTCGTCGTCCTCGGCATCTTCACCTTCCGCGTTACTCCGCGCGGCCACCGCGCTCGCAACGCTGTCCTCTGGGCCGCCTTCCTGCTCGTCACCGAAGCTCTCCTCGGCGCGATGCTCGTCCTCCGCCACTGGGTCGAAGCCAACATCTCCACCGGCCGCGACATCGCCCAGTGCATCCACCTCACCAACACCATGCTTTTCATGGCCGCACTCGCGCTCACAGCTTTCTACCTGACACCAGACACGCACCCTGTTGCGTCATTACGCTCGTCGCGCCCAGCCGCGGTAATTGCCATCGTAGCCACGCTCTTCATCGCCGCCACTGGCTCGCTGGCCGCTCTCGCCGACACGCTCTTCCCCTCACCCAGCCTCGCCGCCGCCTTCGCATCGGATATGTCCTCAGCCTCACCCATCCTCGTCCGCATGCGCTGGATGCACCCTGCGATGGCGATCATCGGCACCGTTTGCGTCCTCCTCATGCTCCGAGTCACCGGACTTCGCAGCCCGCTTGCCCGCATCGTTGTCTCTCTGTTAGGCGCGCAGTTCGTTCTCGGCATAGCAGATGTCCTGCTCCTCGCCCCTATCTGGATGCAGGTTCTCCACCTGCTAGGCGCAGACCTCTACTGGATCGCCCTCACATTGCTAGCCGCAAAGCTCATCTGGCCCGCCACTAACGACCATGCGAGCCAAGTCGCATGA
- a CDS encoding glycoside hydrolase family 31 protein — protein MTKIVLAASLLGTFLATSTVPAQKLTLERGKSTVMVEPYAPNVVRVTLSLMKEEALAAPGYGIVAKAMPEGWSIAKDGERDVLRSSRMVVTVTPPPHPGGPMPETSKFFSGSAPYVGISFKTPEGKTLVDMGGWQMAIPNHKDGTYDVEYDRRPTDKPFFTVGANFSAQKDEHYYGLGQNQEGYLDRRGHVVHCEHDYNAPGGQSVCVPFVVTNKGYGILWDNPSKTTASFAFNDSTNFVSDVGQRVSFFVIAGKTYDEIYEGYRLLTGDTPMLPKSAYGYIQCKQRYRSQAEILAVAKGYRDRHLPIDDLVIDWFTYTKMGQMDMDPAMWPDPVEMNKELHAMNFHVMISVWPRFVPESRFYDTIKKNDWFEKLADGTPTNGLPYDLAGSDIDTTNPDAAKWYWNIVNENYVKKGFDAFWADETEPDLSPGNSYFHVGPGTQFFNVYPLFHTAAFYNGMRRDMKERALILARDSYLGAQHNGAIFWSSDISPTWDVLKRQVPTGINFVASGSPYWSTDIGGWQDIPYFHKPERTPLLDPSDARENVNHYDDYPELYTRWFEYGAFQPNFRTHGGRKFNEVWSYGKQAEPILEKYLKLRYELMPYIYSLGYKTHMTGAPFMRGLFMDFGDDPKVANIGDEYMFGPAVLVAPVTEQGVTTREVYLPAGTDWYNFWTNEKVHGGQTISVNAPIDTLPLFVKAGSILPMGSYVESTNEVQKIAKVKVYPGSDASFELYNDDGKTYAYEQGKFEVTKLKWDDAAGKLSGTGATVEVVGK, from the coding sequence ATGACAAAAATCGTTTTAGCAGCGTCCCTTCTTGGAACTTTCCTTGCAACTTCGACAGTCCCGGCACAGAAGTTGACGCTGGAACGAGGCAAATCGACGGTGATGGTCGAGCCGTACGCGCCGAATGTCGTGCGTGTGACTCTGAGCCTGATGAAGGAGGAGGCACTGGCTGCGCCGGGGTACGGGATCGTCGCGAAGGCGATGCCGGAGGGATGGTCGATTGCGAAGGATGGAGAGCGAGATGTGCTGCGGTCGTCGCGGATGGTGGTGACGGTGACTCCGCCGCCACACCCAGGCGGCCCGATGCCCGAGACTTCTAAGTTCTTCTCGGGTTCCGCGCCGTATGTGGGGATCAGCTTCAAGACGCCGGAGGGAAAGACGCTTGTGGATATGGGCGGATGGCAGATGGCGATCCCGAACCACAAAGACGGAACATATGACGTTGAGTACGACCGCCGTCCGACGGACAAGCCTTTCTTTACCGTGGGTGCTAACTTCTCCGCGCAAAAAGACGAGCACTACTATGGGCTGGGGCAGAACCAGGAAGGCTACCTCGACCGGCGTGGACACGTCGTGCATTGCGAGCATGACTACAACGCTCCTGGCGGGCAAAGCGTATGTGTGCCTTTCGTGGTTACAAATAAGGGCTATGGAATTCTGTGGGACAACCCATCGAAGACCACGGCCAGCTTCGCGTTCAACGACTCGACGAACTTCGTGTCGGACGTGGGGCAGCGGGTCTCGTTCTTCGTGATTGCGGGTAAGACGTATGACGAGATCTACGAGGGTTACCGGTTGCTCACGGGGGATACGCCCATGCTGCCGAAGTCGGCGTATGGATATATCCAGTGCAAGCAGAGGTATCGGAGCCAGGCGGAGATTCTTGCCGTGGCGAAGGGATATCGCGACCGGCATCTGCCGATCGATGACCTGGTGATCGACTGGTTTACGTACACGAAGATGGGCCAGATGGACATGGACCCCGCGATGTGGCCGGACCCGGTGGAGATGAACAAAGAGCTGCACGCGATGAACTTCCACGTGATGATCAGCGTGTGGCCGCGTTTTGTTCCGGAGAGCCGGTTCTACGACACGATCAAGAAGAACGACTGGTTTGAGAAGCTGGCCGATGGCACGCCGACCAATGGACTGCCGTATGACCTCGCTGGATCGGACATCGATACGACGAATCCCGACGCGGCGAAGTGGTACTGGAACATAGTGAACGAGAACTATGTGAAGAAGGGCTTCGACGCGTTCTGGGCGGATGAGACGGAGCCGGACCTTAGCCCTGGCAACAGCTACTTCCATGTTGGGCCGGGGACGCAGTTCTTCAACGTCTATCCGCTGTTTCATACCGCTGCGTTCTACAACGGGATGAGGCGCGACATGAAGGAGCGGGCGCTGATTCTGGCTCGTGACTCGTATCTTGGAGCGCAGCATAACGGGGCGATCTTCTGGTCGTCGGACATCAGCCCGACCTGGGACGTGCTGAAGCGGCAGGTGCCGACGGGCATCAACTTTGTGGCTTCGGGGTCGCCCTACTGGAGCACCGACATTGGCGGATGGCAGGACATTCCGTACTTCCACAAGCCAGAGCGGACGCCGCTGCTCGATCCTTCGGACGCTCGCGAGAATGTCAATCACTACGATGACTATCCGGAGCTCTACACACGGTGGTTCGAGTACGGAGCGTTTCAGCCTAACTTCCGCACCCACGGCGGACGCAAGTTCAACGAGGTGTGGTCGTATGGCAAGCAGGCGGAGCCGATCCTGGAGAAGTATCTGAAGCTGCGGTATGAGTTGATGCCGTATATCTACTCGCTTGGCTACAAGACGCATATGACGGGAGCGCCCTTTATGCGTGGCCTGTTCATGGACTTTGGCGACGATCCGAAGGTGGCGAACATTGGCGATGAGTACATGTTTGGCCCGGCGGTGCTGGTGGCTCCAGTGACCGAGCAGGGCGTGACGACACGCGAGGTTTATCTGCCGGCGGGGACGGACTGGTACAACTTCTGGACGAACGAGAAGGTGCATGGCGGGCAGACGATCTCCGTCAATGCGCCGATTGATACGCTGCCGCTGTTTGTGAAAGCGGGGTCGATTCTGCCCATGGGCTCCTATGTAGAGAGCACGAACGAGGTGCAGAAGATCGCGAAGGTAAAGGTGTATCCGGGATCGGATGCGAGCTTCGAACTTTATAACGATGATGGCAAGACGTATGCGTATGAACAGGGCAAGTTCGAGGTGACGAAGTTGAAGTGGGATGATGCGGCTGGGAAGTTGAGCGGGACCGGGGCTACGGTGGAGGTGGTGGGGAAGTAA